One Primulina huaijiensis isolate GDHJ02 chromosome 5, ASM1229523v2, whole genome shotgun sequence DNA segment encodes these proteins:
- the LOC140977338 gene encoding subtilisin-like protease SBT1.8, which produces MALKPLIWALVTIFTLQSFLLSAAAKKTYIVRVKYHKKPASYSTHTEWYADHLRSVDSLLYSYGTAYHGFAATLDLEEVIALRRLDYVLGVYEDAVYTLHTTRTPKFLGIDSKIGGRIGLRLKEIDKASEDVIIGVLDTGFWPESKSFTNISDMPGPPTKWRGECEPGTDFDPKIHCNNKVIGARFFSKGLDQMLSTKKKRKNNVESHQSPRDMEGHGTHTASTIAGFEVANASLFGYAAGKSRGMATHARLAVYKVCWIEDCAKSDILAGMDSAIHDGVHILSLSMGLRGPEPYDQDPIAIGAFAAMEKGILVSCSAGNGGPIEGSVVNAAPWILTVGAGTIDRDFPAVATLGNGLKYKGVSLYNGEGIGQKKVRLVYFTNTNSSNNFCFPGSLESNAVRGKVVICDGFGSGGAGVVVAVKEAGGVGVILANINYFGEEAIPESYLLPTMAVGWKTGEKIKQYVKTHKNPTVMLSFGGTVLNVKPSPMVAGFSSRGPNSVSPQILKPDVIGPGVNILAAWSGAVGPTELPTDNRRTPFNIISGTSMSCPHVSGISALLKAAHPNWSPSAIKSALVTTAYTIDSTGSTLLDAFDLSSSTPWAYGAGHVDTLKALSPGLVYDATPEDHITFLCSSNHSIKEIETITNRPNVTCGRKFRDPGQLNYPSFAVVFNKSRVVRYTRELTNVGRDGSVYHASIVSPPAVRVDVKPDNLVFKKVGDKRRYTVTFKPEKGVDSSARSAFGSITWSNAKHQVNSPVSFSW; this is translated from the exons ATGGCTTTGAAGCCTCTGATTTGGGCTTTAGTCACTATCTTTACTCTTCAATCGTTTCTACTCTCAGCCGCAGCCAAGAAAACCTACATTGTTCGTGTGAAATACCACAAAAAGCCTGCTTCGTATTCCACCCATACTGAATGGTACGCCGACCATTTGCGGTCCGTGGATTCCCTCCTGTACTCCTACGGCACCGCTTACCATGGCTTCGCCGCCACACTGGACTTGGAGGAAGTTATCGCCCTCCGTCGATTGGATTATGTTCTGGGAGTGTATGAGGACGCAGTTTACACTCTGCACACAACTCGAACTCCAAAGTTTCTTGGAATTGACTCTAAGATCGGCGGGAGGATCGGGCTTAGGCTTAAGGAAATCGATAAGGCCTCAGAAGACGTTATCATCGGGGTTTTAGACACCGGTTTCTGGCCTGAATCCAAGTCCTTCACTAATATTAGTGATATGCCTGGTCCACCCACCAAGTGGCGCGGCGAGTGTGAACCTGGGACTGACTTTGATCCCAAAATACACTGCAATAACAAGGTCATTGGAGCGAGATTTTTCTCCAAAGGGCTTGATCAGATGTTATCtacgaaaaaaaaaaggaaaaataatgtGGAATCTCATCAATCTCCACGCGATATGGAAGGCCATGGAACTCATACAGCAAGCACTATTGCCGGGTTTGAAGTGGCGAACGCCTCTCTATTTGGCTATGCTGCTGGAAAATCCCGCGGCATGGCAACCCACGCCAGGTTGGCGGTTTATAAAGTTTGCTGGATAGAGGATTGCGCTAAATCTGACATCCTTGCTGGAATGGATAGCGCGATTCATGATGGAGTCCACATCTTATCTCTATCAATGGGTCTCCGCGGGCCTGAGCCTTATGATCAAGATCCAATCGCCATAGGAGCTTTTGCGGCAATGGAAAAAGGAATTTTAGTATCATGTTCAGCAGGAAATGGCGGGCCCATAGAAGGTTCAGTCGTGAATGCTGCCCCATGGATTTTGACCGTAGGTGCTGGAACAATCGACAGAGATTTCCCCGCTGTCGCTACATTAGGAAATGGACTCAAGTACAAAGGGGTGTCGCTGTACAATGGAGAAGGGATAGGACAGAAGAAAGTGAGACTCGTCTACTTTACAAACACGAACAGCTCGAACAATTTTTGCTTTCCCGGATCGTTGGAATCCAACGCTGTACGTGGGAAAGTGGTGATATGTGATGGATTCGGCTCCGGCGGGGCGGGTGTGGTTGTGGCGGTGAAGGAAGCCGGTGGGGTGGGGGTGATTCTGGCAAATATAAACTACTTCGGGGAGGAAGCGATTCCCGAGAGCTACCTATTGCCGACAATGGCAGTAGGATGGAAAACGGGTGAGAAGATAAAGCAATACGTGAAAACACACAAGAACCCCACGGTGATGCTGAGCTTCGGCGGGACTGTGTTGAACGTTAAGCCATCGCCAATGGTGGCGGGGTTCAGTTCGAGGGGGCCCAATTCGGTTTCACCGCAAATATTGAAGCCCGATGTGATTGGGCCAGGTGTTAATATTTTGGCTGCCTGGTCTGGGGCTGTAGGGCCCACTGAGCTTCCCACAGACAATCGGAGGACTCCGTTCAACATCATATCTG GCACGTCCATGTCTTGCCCTCACGTTAGCGGAATATCAGCTTTGCTAAAGGCAGCACACCCAAATTGGAGCCCCAGCGCCATCAAATCAGCCCTCGTGACCACCGCCTACACGATCGACAGCACTGGTTCCACTCTTCTTGATGCATTCGACCTCTCTTCTTCGACCCCGTGGGCTTACGGAGCCGGCCACGTCGACACTCTCAAGGCCCTCTCCCCTGGGCTCGTGTACGACGCAACGCCCGAAGATCACATCActtttctttgctcttcaaacCACTCCATCAAAGAAATCGAGACAATAACTAATCGTCCTAATGTCACGTGTGGAAGGAAATTCCGTGACCCGGGCCAGCTCAATTACCCATCTTTCGCCGTTGTTTTCAATAAGTCTCGGGTCGTAAGGTATACCCGGGAGCTGACAAATGTTGGGCGGGATGGTTCGGTTTACCATGCATCGATCGTGTCACCACCGGCTGTCCGGGTGGATGTTAAACCGGACAACCTTGTTTTCAAGAAAGTTGGCGATAAGAGACGTTATACAGTTACATTTAAACCGGAGAAGGGTGTAGATTCATCGGCTCGGAGCGCGTTTGGTTCGATTACTTGGAGCAATGCAAAACATCAAGTGAACAGCCCGGTTTCATTTTCGTGGTAG
- the LOC140977340 gene encoding protein DEEPER ROOTING 1-like isoform X1 has product MKIFSLLRKKGSHCQLNQESGMNNPMIHQSSREEFNDWPNALLAIGTFGNNSLKDSDKSNIQVSSSLPRSPDHLEHITQEDSRETDKELRIILNQHISTDSSFSGELEKYYASLEKFLEGLVNGDKIINKAKNSVPEKKISRFHQTSSSDHGREGNNVRLDKRDGIGKRSLSFLLKKAFLCRGGSVLTAGMRDPITGPVLANSRMDKILRAILNGRVYPQRSSPKAKPKKYLDMDEGDSDGEEPKEATDGSKWVKTDRECKHTTYFCEQYYEKYLHFFAT; this is encoded by the exons ATGAAG ATCTTCAGTTTGCTGAGAAAGAAAGGGAGCCATTGTCAACTAAATCAAGAATCAGGGATGAATA ATCCTATGATACATCAATCAAGCAGAGAAGAATTCAATGATTGGCCAAATGCTTTACTTGCTATTGGGACTTTTGGAAATAACAGTCTCAAAGACTCAGACAAGTCTAATATTCAAGTGAGCTCAAGTTTACCCAGAAGTCCAGATCACCTGGAACACATTACACAAGAAGATTCCCGAGAAACTGATAAAGAGTTGAGAATAATTCTCAATCAACATATTTCCACTGATTCTAGTTTTTCTGGGGAGCTGGAAAAGTATTATGCATCGCTGGAGAAATTCTTGGAAGGTTTAGTAAACGGTGACAAGATTATCAACAAGGCAAAGAATAGTGTGCCAGAAAAGAAAATTTCCCGCTTCCATCAAACCTCGAGCTCAGATCATGGCAGGGAAGGAAACAATGTAAGGTTAGACAAAAGAGATGGCATTGGTAAAAGGTCATTGTCTTTTCTTCTCAAGAAGGCATTCCTGTGTAGAGGTGGATCTGTGCTCACTGCCGGTATGAGGGATCCAATTACAGGGCCTGTGTTGGCTAATTCAAGAATGGACAAG ATTTTAAGGGCCATCCTGAATGGAAGGGTCTACCCTCAAAGGTCTAGCCCAAAGGCAAAGCCAAAGAAATATCTGGATATGGATGAGGGAGATAGTGATGGTGAAGAGCCAAAAGAGGCCACAGATGGAAGCAAATGGGTTAAAACAGATAGAGAATGTAAGCATACTACATATTTTTGCGAAcaatattatgaaaaatacttgCATTTTTTTGCAACATGA
- the LOC140977337 gene encoding LOW QUALITY PROTEIN: uncharacterized protein (The sequence of the model RefSeq protein was modified relative to this genomic sequence to represent the inferred CDS: inserted 1 base in 1 codon) produces the protein MSASFKQRAMLVDEIWHAAGDKAVDIDWYVKXLGGIYSTTELYMLTDASPDFQNTWAFLDGRIKDALDLKNTVQEAKYLAEAVGAGMGSSVEGFVKRVFQS, from the exons ATGTCTGCGAGCTTCAAGCAGCGAGCAATGCTTGTTGATGAAATTTGGCATGCTGCTGGGGATAAGGCTGTTGACATCGATTGGTATGTGA TCCTTGGTGGGATATACTCCACAACTGAATTATACATGCTTACCGATGCTTCCCCAG ATTTTCAGAATACGTGGGCATTCTTGGATGGACGAATTAAAGATGCATTAGATCTGAAAAACACTGTTCAGGAG GCCAAGTATCTGGCAGAAGCGGTGGGAGCTGGAATGGGCAGCTCCGTGGAAGGATTTGTGAAGAGGGTGTTTCAGTCTTGA
- the LOC140977341 gene encoding uncharacterized protein: protein MNSTTATASEIVAKLNLKPHPEGGFYSETFRDSSVILSRSHLPSQYKVDRPVSTCIYFLLPSGSFSHLHRIPCAETWHFYSGEPLTVFELNETDGSAKLTCLGPDILSEKQSVQYSVPPNVWFGSFPTKDIDVDISSDKVVIKQSSRDPEKHFSLVGCTCAPAFQFDDFEMANRSELISRFPKYESIISFLTFPD from the exons ATGAATTCAACAACAGCGACTGCATCAGAGATCGTGGCAAAGTTGAATCTGAAGCCTCATCCTGAAGGTGGGTTTTACTCGGAAACGTTCAGAGACTCCTCAGTCATTCTCTCCAGATCTCATCTTCCCTCTCAAT ATAAGGTAGACCGACCTGTTAGCACATGCATATACTTCTTGTTGCCTTCTGGAAGCTTTTCTCACCTCCATCGCATTCCATGTGCAGAAACCTGGCATTTTTACTCGGGAGAACCTTTAACG GTATTTGAATTGAATGAAACTGATGGGAGTGCAAAATTAACATGCCTTGGACCTGACATTCTTTCGGAGAAACAATCGGTGCAGTATTCAGTGCCTCCAAATGTCTGGTTTGGTTCATTTCCAACCAAGGACATTGATGTTGATATTTCCTCTGACAAGGTAGTAATCAAACAATCGTCAAGGGATCCAGAGAAGCACTTTTCTCTTGTTGGATGCACATGTGCGCCTGCCTTCCAATTTGATGATTTTGAGATGGCAAATCGTTCAGAACTTATTTCACGTTTTCCGAAGTATGAGTCCATCATTTCTTTCCTCACCTTCCCTGACTAA
- the LOC140977336 gene encoding pollen receptor-like kinase 3, whose protein sequence is MAAVRLLISFLLFSISFAIDDDDYLIEFKKKLKNSSALDSTWIKGTNPCDNKKQWLGVDCSETGHTSVSGLFLMNLGLSGEAGNIDIGSLANLQELRAISLENNSFSGPMPEFNRLNKLKAIFLSGNQFSGEIASDFFIKLRNLKKVELARNKFSGKIPDSLGKVETLMALMLENNEFSGPVPELAQKSLHILDLSYNKLQGEIPQSLSRFKATVFVGNPDLCGSIVSKQCKVQDSLATSESRESGSSAKWIILGIVAAILLVTIIFRAGKKDDNFRVLGKENLDEEVQIHTPSSNMRSLSSSRKGRNTDTSSGRSSRIHSHSGKSASDLVVINEEKGIFGLSDLMKASAEVLGNGGMGSAYKAVMANGLSVVVKRLREMNKFSKDEFDMEIRRLGSPRHPNILPPLAYHYRKEEKLLVSEFVPKGSLMSLLHDNRNSDELNWPTRLKIIKGIAEGLGFLHTEFAYQDLPHGNLKSSNILLSSSYEPLLMDYGLHSLISNTQSVQSLVAYKSPEAVLYQQISPKSDVYCLGIVILEIMTGKFPSQHNPKGGTDVVQWVNQAISEDKIRELIDPEIGKASSSIDQMEKMLYIAAACTENDHTKRIEMREAVRNTGEVQV, encoded by the exons ATGGCCGCTGTTCGCCTCCTCATTTCGTTCCTCCTCTTCTCTATTTCTTTTGCTATAGATGACGACGACTACCTCATCGAATTTAAAAAGAAGTTGAAGAATTCTTCTGCCCTGGACTCGACCTGGATCAAAGGGACCAATCCGTGTGACAATAAGAAACAATGGCTTGGCGTAGACTGTAGCGAAACTGGCCATACGAGTGTATCGGGTTTGTTTCTTATGAATCTTGGTCTCTCTGGTGAAGCTGGGAATATTGATATTGGATCTTTAGCGAATCTTCAAGAGCTTCGGGCTATCAGTTTGGAGAACAATAGTTTCTCAGGTCCAATGCCTGAATTCAATCGACTTAACAAATTGAAGGCGATTTTCTTGTCAGGGAATCAGTTTTCCGGGGAAATAGCTTCAGATTTCTTTATTAAATTGCGGAATCTAAAAAAAGTCGAGCTTGCACGAAACAAGTTCTCTGGAAAAATCCCTGATTCTTTAGGAAAAGTGGAGACTCTCATGGCTCTAATGCTAGAAAACAATGAGTTCTCAGGGCCTGTCCCTGAATTAGCACAAAAATCCTTGCATATACTTGATCTGTCCTACAACAAACTACAAGGGGAGATCCCTCAAAGCTTGTCAAGATTTAAAGCTACGGTCTTTGTAGGAAATCCCGACCTCTGTGGCTCTATTGTTTCGAAGCAATGTAAAGTTCAAGATTCATTGGCAACTAGTGAATCCAGAGAATCGGGCTCTAGTGCAAAATGGATCATCTTAGGCATAGTGGCTGCTATTTTGTTGGTGACCATCATTTTCAGAGCCGGGAAAAAGGACGATAATTTTAGGGTCCTTGGAAAAGAGAATCTTGATGAAGAGGTGCAGATCCACACACCCAGCAGCAATATGAGGAGCCTGAGCTCTAGCAGAAAAGGAAGGAACACCGATACCTCCAGTGGCCGTTCCTCCAGAATACACTCACACAGTGGGAAATCTGCAAGTGATCTTGTGGTGATTAATGAAGAGAAAGGGATATTCGGATTGTCTGATTTGATGAAGGCTTCGGCAGAGGTTCTTGGAAATGGTGGCATGGGGTCAGCATACAAAGCCGTAATGGCAAACGGATTGTCTGTCGTGGTGAAACGATTGAGAGAAATGAATAAGTTCAGTAAAGATGAATTCGACATGGAGATCAGAAGGCTTGGAAGTCCGAGGCACCCCAATATTTTACCACCATTGGCGTATCACTACAGGAAAGAAGAGAAACTTTTAGTGTCTGAATTTGTTCCCAAAGGCAGCTTGATGTCTCTGTTGCATG ACAATCGTAACAGCGATGAGCTGAATTGGCCAACACGACTGAAAATCATTAAGGGAATAGCAGAGGGGCTAGGATTCCTTCACACGGAATTCGCATACCAGGACCTGCCACACGGGAATCTAAAGTCCAGCAACATACTTCTGTCATCAAGCTATGAGCCGCTGCTAATGGATTACGGGCTGCATTCCTTAATCAGCAACACTCAATCCGTGCAATCCCTTGTCGCCTACAAGTCCCCCGAGGCAGTACTGTATCAGCAAATATCCCCGAAAAGCGACGTCTATTGTCTAGGAATCGTGATTCTTGAAATAATGACAGGGAAATTCCCTTCTCAGCACAATCCAAAGGGTGGCACTGATGTGGTGCAATGGGTGAATCAAGCCATTTCTGAGGACAAAATCAGGGAATTGATCGACCCGGAGATTGGAAAAGCATCAAGTTCTATTGATCAGATGGAGAAGATGCTGTACATTGCAGCAGCATGCACAGAAAATGATCATACTAAGAGGATTGAAATGAGGGAAGCTGTAAGGAATACAGGAGAGGTACAAGTTTGA
- the LOC140977340 gene encoding protein DEEPER ROOTING 1-like isoform X2: MKIFSLLRKKGSHCQLNQESGMNNPMIHQSSREEFNDWPNALLAIGTFGNNSLKDSDKSNIQVSSSLPRSPDHLEHITQEDSRETDKELRIILNQHISTDSSFSGELEKYYASLEKFLEGLVNGDKIINKAKNSVPEKKISRFHQTSSSDHGREGNNVRLDKRDGIGKRSLSFLLKKAFLCRGGSVLTAGMRDPITGPVLANSRMDKILRAILNGRVYPQRSSPKAKPKKYLDMDEGDSDGEEPKEATDGSKWVKTDREYIILEM; the protein is encoded by the exons ATGAAG ATCTTCAGTTTGCTGAGAAAGAAAGGGAGCCATTGTCAACTAAATCAAGAATCAGGGATGAATA ATCCTATGATACATCAATCAAGCAGAGAAGAATTCAATGATTGGCCAAATGCTTTACTTGCTATTGGGACTTTTGGAAATAACAGTCTCAAAGACTCAGACAAGTCTAATATTCAAGTGAGCTCAAGTTTACCCAGAAGTCCAGATCACCTGGAACACATTACACAAGAAGATTCCCGAGAAACTGATAAAGAGTTGAGAATAATTCTCAATCAACATATTTCCACTGATTCTAGTTTTTCTGGGGAGCTGGAAAAGTATTATGCATCGCTGGAGAAATTCTTGGAAGGTTTAGTAAACGGTGACAAGATTATCAACAAGGCAAAGAATAGTGTGCCAGAAAAGAAAATTTCCCGCTTCCATCAAACCTCGAGCTCAGATCATGGCAGGGAAGGAAACAATGTAAGGTTAGACAAAAGAGATGGCATTGGTAAAAGGTCATTGTCTTTTCTTCTCAAGAAGGCATTCCTGTGTAGAGGTGGATCTGTGCTCACTGCCGGTATGAGGGATCCAATTACAGGGCCTGTGTTGGCTAATTCAAGAATGGACAAG ATTTTAAGGGCCATCCTGAATGGAAGGGTCTACCCTCAAAGGTCTAGCCCAAAGGCAAAGCCAAAGAAATATCTGGATATGGATGAGGGAGATAGTGATGGTGAAGAGCCAAAAGAGGCCACAGATGGAAGCAAATGGGTTAAAACAGATAGAGAAT ATATTATTCTGGAGATGTAA
- the LOC140977798 gene encoding ethylene-responsive transcription factor ERF017-like: MVKSTATSTSTSTFARESEASASSSKYKGVRRRKWGKFVSEIRLPNSRERIWLGSYNTAEKAARAFDAALFCLRGRNAKFNFPDNPPEINKGMSMSPGDIQEAAARYAHSGEQDPPAAGRIENSDSLSSSELMPFSDAESPCPSVSHWTAQPDSEFANMPLDNAFLDQFLAMGHENNVHDFGVFPGYEDFSGEFFVPPLPNVDGWLDNHTEETISSESSFLWNF, translated from the coding sequence ATGGTAAAATCGACGGCTACTTCTACTTCTACTTCTACTTTTGCCAGAGAGAGCGAAGCTTCTGCTTCCTCCAGCAAGTATAAGGGTGTGAGGAGGCGGAAATGGGGTAAGTTTGTGTCGGAGATCAGGTTGCCCAACAGCAGGGAGAGGATCTGGTTGGGTTCCTACAACACGGCGGAGAAGGCGGCACGTGCCTTCGACGCCGCCCTCTTCTGCCTCCGCGGCAGGAACGCTAAGTTCAATTTCCCGGATAACCCGCCGGAGATCAACAAAGGTATGTCCATGTCGCCGGGGGATATCCAGGAGGCGGCGGCCCGGTACGCCCATTCCGGAGAGCAGGACCCACCCGCCGCTGGTCGGATCGAGAATTCAGACTCGTTGTCGTCTTCGGAGTTAATGCCTTTTTCGGACGCAGAGTCTCCATGCCCTTCTGTGTCACACTGGACAGCTCAGCCGGACAGTGAATTCGCGAATATGCCCCTGGACAATGCATTTTTGGACCAGTTTTTAGCCATGGGTCACGAGAATAACGTCCACGATTTCGGGGTATTTCCGGGATATGAAGATTTCTCCGGCGAGTTTTTTGTGCCACCTTTGCCCAACGTTGATGGTTGGCTGGACAACCATACGGAAGAAACAATATCTTCCGAGAGTTCATTTCTGTGGAATTTTTAA
- the LOC140977799 gene encoding protein TIFY 11d-like translates to MGTPEVLDSGKRSNFSQTCSLLSQYLKENKGSFGELGLVLSEDKGIPARTMNLLPMIEKSGQSSGVDSYQNRNSGMKSGAGQSAPMTIFYAGQMIVFDDLPAEKADKIMMLASTAAQSSAASFPKFASAFELQERDHLCIPHPLLASDLTIKRKISLARFSEKRKDRIIATEPYQARKPSNTEAWLELAPRFSSPNSQRH, encoded by the exons ATGGGCACGCCGGAAGTATTGGACAGCGGGAAGAGGTCTAATTTCTCTCAGACATGTAGCTTGTTGAGCCAGTACTTGAAAGAGAACAAGGGTAGTTTTGGAGAGCTGGGGCTCGTGTTGTCGGAGGACAAAG GGATCCCAGCTAGAACGATGAACTTGTTGCCCATGATCGAGAAATCAGGGCAGAGTTCGGGTGTTGATTCGTATCAGAACCGTAACAGTGGTATGAAATCGGGGGCTGGTCAAAGTGCGCCAATGACCATATTCTACGCCGGTCAGATGATTGTGTTTGACGACTTGCCGGCGGAAAAGGCGGACAAAATCATGATGTTAGCTAGCACCGCAGCTCAAAGTTCCGCCGCCAGCTTCCCCAAGTTTGCTTCAGCTTTTGAATTACAGGAGCGAGATCATCTATGCATTCCTCACCCGCTTCTTGCTTCCG ATTTAACAATAAAGAGGAAAATTTCTCTAGCCAGATTCTCGGAGAAGAGGAAAGATAG AATTATAGCAACTGAACCGTACCAAGCAAGAAAACCATCGAATACAGAAGCATGGCTGGAATTGGCTCCTCGCTTTTCTTCACCAAACAGTCAGCGCCATTGA